Proteins found in one Schistocerca serialis cubense isolate TAMUIC-IGC-003099 chromosome 5, iqSchSeri2.2, whole genome shotgun sequence genomic segment:
- the LOC126481789 gene encoding mucin-5AC-like gives MLTIEHRVFLVEHVFLNRDKFTSAEEAAFAAKSPGLKMPIRNALRNIITKFRKTGSLPNAPKSARPSTSTGSVHNAPKLGMPFTSTGSIYNAPKSGRPSTSTRGVHNAAKSGRPSTSTRGVHNASKPGRPSTSTRSVHNASKSGRPTTSTRGVQNAPKSGRPSTSTRGVHNASESDRPSTSTGSIQISPKSGMPPTSPGSVHNVPKSGRPSTSTRGIHNAPELGRPSTSAGSVHNAPKSGRLSTSTKSVHNAPKSSTPPTSNGSVSNARKLGTPPTSTRSVHNAPKLGMPSTSTGSVHNAPKSGRPSTSTGSVHNAPKSGRPSTSTRSVHNAPKSGTPPTSTGSVHNSRKLGMPSTSTGSVHNDPKSGRPSTSTGSVLRNAPNQAGHPHPPEVFIMLKNQAGHPHPLEAFIMLQN, from the coding sequence atgctgacgattgaacacagagtGTTTCTTGTGGAGCATGTGTTCCTCAATCGAGACAAGTTTACCTCAGCAGAAGAAGCTGCATTTGCAGCAAAGTCCCCAGGATTGAAGATGCCTATCCGCAATGCATTACGGAACATCATCACTAAGTTTCGAAAGACTGGAAGCCTTCCTAATGCTCCAAAATCAGCCAGGCCATCCACTTCCACTGGAAgcgttcataatgctccaaaattagGCATGCCATTCACATCCACTGGGAGCATTTATAATGCTCCAAAATCAGGCAGGCCATCTACATCCACCAGAGGTGTTCATAATGCTGCAAAATCAGGCAGGCCATCCACATCCACCAGAGGTGTTCATAATGCTTCAAAACCAGGCAGGCCATCCACATCCACCAGAAGTGTTCATAATGCATCAAAATCAGGCAGGCCAACCACATCCACCAGAGGTGTTCAAAATGCTCCAAAATCAGGCAGGCCATCTACATCCACCAGAGGTGTTCATAATGCTTCAGAATCAGACAGGCCGTCCACATCCACCGGAAGTATTCAGATTTCTCCAAAATCAGGTATGCCACCCACATCTCCTGGAAGCgttcataatgttccaaaatcAGGCAGGCCATCTACATCCACCAGAGGCATTCATAATGCTCCAGAATTAGGCAGGCCATCCACATCCGCTGGAAgtgttcataatgctccaaaatcagGCAGGCTATCCACATCCACCAAAAGCGTTCATAATGCGCCAAAATCAAGCACACCACCCACATCCAATGGAAGTGTTTCTAATGCTCGAAAATTAGGCACGCCACCCACATCCACTAGAAgtgttcataatgctccaaaattagGCATGCCATCCACATCCACTGGAAgcgttcataatgctccaaaatcagGCAGGCCATCCACATCCACTGGAAgtgttcataatgctccaaaatcagGCAGGCCATCCACATCCACCAGAAgcgttcataatgctccaaaatcagGCACGCCACCCACATCCACTGGAAGTGTTCATAATTCTCGAAAATTAGGCATGCCATCCACATCCACTGGAAGTGTTCATAATGATCCAAAATCAGGCAGGCCATCCACATCCACTGGAAGCGTTCTTCGTAATGCTCCAAACCAGGCAGGCCATCCACATCCACCAGAGGTGTTCATAATGCTCAAAAATCAGGCAGGCCATCCACATCCACTGGAAGcattcataatgctccaaaattag